gagaagagagaactGGGACGGGGATGGTACCCTTGTTCTCTGCTCACCTGAGGTCTGTCTATGGAAGGACAGGAGCACGAGGCTGCATTTTCTGTCCCGGGTGCCCCATGGGAGAGGCCTAGATGGCTGCGCTCCCCAAGGAAAGGGCTGCGTACCTGTCGCTGGGGGAGGCCGGCTCCCGCTGGATGATGGGGAAGAGTGGTTCACTCTCCACACCCTGCTCCTGTTTCAACTTGTACAGCTTCTGGCGCAGCACATCCTGGTGCCGCTCCCGCAGCCTGTGAAGAGGAGATGAGCCATCAGGTTCCACCCAGCAGAACCACCTCATACCCACACTGCCCAGAGCTGTGACACCCACCACAGCGCGTAAAAATCTACTGGGTTTTGTACGGTTTTGGGCTGAATAACCCTCCAGTTTGGTTCCCTCTTGGAAACCTCACTGTAAACGCCACCGCTGGAGAAGGGACTGTGTCCAGCCCTTCTGCCCTCTTGGGAGAACCAACCATCTCAGAGAAGGTATAAAACCTCTCCACCAATGACTTTGAGTTCTGCCTCCCCAACTCTGCTCACACCAGGGTCGGCACTGCCCCTTCCCACAGCCCTGGCCAGGGGACAGTCCCTGCTCTCACCTGGCCCGAGCCATGTAagccttcagctgctgcagcaggctcTCCCAGTACCCAATGTCAAGGTTGGGTCCTCCTGCCCGGATCTTGCTCTCGATGCCCTGGTACAGCACTTGCAGCTGGTTGTACGTCTTCCCCTTGAACACGGACTGCACATCTGAGCTGACAGAGGCGTTGACGCCATCCCGACGCTCCCCTGAACAGACAGGCAAGGGTGGCCAGTCAGTCTCCAAGTGCTCAGGCTGCTTTCATCCAGgccctcctgggctgcatccgACACTGGAAGGCTGGACCCCAGCAGGGGATGGCTGCCAGATCCGCAGCCTCCATCCAGCAGATCCCAGAGAACCCCTTTGAGCCTGAGTGCACACGGCAGACGCTATGCCCTGCTTTACTCACTGCTCACACTCCACTTGACACCCACCCTAGGCTCTGCCCTCCCGCTTACCCGGTCCTCCCTTCCCAGAGGCCTCCAGTTTGCGGAGCTTGGCTATCTCATCCTCCGTGATGATGGTCATGTCCCTCCAGAAGTCCACGTTCTTCCCTTGCTCCAGCTCCATGTAAACCTGCAGGCCGGAGACAAGCAGGACATCAGGCACCTGCTCCACACCACAGGCAGGGAAGCAGAGCTGAGGGGGTGAAGCCTTGAGCTGCTGCCCCTCAGCCAGCCCCGGCACAGGGGCGGCAGAGCTGGCACCTGGATGTCCTCCACCAGATCCTCCATGTCGGAGACAGTCAGGCCATTCAGGAAGGTGTAGGGCTCATGCATCTCCACGGCCAGGTCGTCATCCTCCGCGCTGATGTACTTGGCCAGAAGGTCAATGGGTTTCGCCCTCCCATCCCGAATCCGGATCTTAGACCTGGGCGAGAGGAGAGGGACAGTGAGCAGTGCCTGCCATCCTCTGCTCCCTGGCAGGCCCGTCCCCACGAAGCCGCACACCTACCGCAGCTTGGCCTGCTGCAGGTGGAAGTtgtcctcctgctcctcccaggTTTTGAAGTGCTCTGCCTCTTTCTCCCGCTGCAGCATCTCCAACTCCTGCTCACGCATCGCCTTCTCCCGTTCCCGCTCCAGGCGCAGCTGCTTCACCTGCCCAGTGCAGAAGAAGATGTGAGGCCACTGCGGATGGGGCACCCATGCAGGACACCCGTTCGAGGACGCAGCCGTAACCCTGCTCACTGAGCTGCCTCGGCTCCTGCGATCAGCCTAAGGCTCCCGGGGAGCCAGGAGCCATGCGGAAGGAGCGCCAGCGTGGGCCAGTGGGGCCGGGCTGCTTGCTGCTCGCTGCCAGCCCTTTGGAGGACAGGGGACACAGGCACAACCGAGTGCCTCAGTGCTGTGACCTGGCACTGGCCCTCCTCAGCACCTCCTGAGCTGGGCTCAACCCCAAAAGAAGAGTCTTCTCACCCTGGAATAGCACAAGTCACTATACTGTGACCCCCCCGATCCTACAGTCTATGGGCACCCCCTGTGAGAAGAACAAGGGGACTTCCAGGTGAGTGACTGGGACCCTGGGTCCACAGGGTTCTCTGTCAGATGGAGGCAGGGGACATCTGATCCTACCTTCTGCAGCTCCAGGCGATTGTCCTCCTGGATTCGCTTGTTCCTCTCCTTCAGGTCCTTCTCATCCAGGTGGCTGatccctttcttttccagtgcCTGAAATAGAGTGGCCAAGGGAAGCTGTGAAACCCAGTGACCTTTACAGCCCCTCACCGGCCAACAAATGCCACCACATCCACCCCCTTCTGCTGCCCCAGTGAGCTCTGATCCTGTTGAAGATCCCCACATCCCTCAAACCCTACTCCTGAAGTCCCTCAGCGAAACCCAGGCTCAGCCCAGGGAGGCCACCTGACTTGGTGAGTACTAACACACCAGTAAACACTGCCCAGCACTCAGCTTGCAGCTCCTAGCAGGTCTGGGTCCCTCTCCTGCACCCTGACCCACCTCCTCATCCCACACCCCTGGCTACAGACCTCAGTCTTCAGGAGAAAGGGGGTAAAACCCCACCGAGCTTGTCAGAAACACCCAGCTGCTGCCCTAGATGAACGCTTTGCTCTCATGTGGCTGCTTTTAGTGCTTCAGAGGTTCCCACCCCAAGCAAAGGTCCCCCCCCGACAACCCACTGCTCCTCTGTCCTGTCCCGTGGCAGCTGCAAGGGCACGATCTCCTTCAAGCAGCCTCCTACAACACACGGGCATGAAGGAGAACTCACCTTGCTCCAGATGAAGGTGCCCAGCAGGTTGTTGTCCCCAAAGGGATTATCGGTGTTGGTGTAACCCATGtactcctctccccaccccatcTTCTCCCGCTTCTTCCTCTCCTTGGCCTCCTTCTTGGCCAGCCGGCGAGCCCGTTTCTCCTCAGGTGTCTCCAAGGCTTTCATGAGAGCAGcctgcttcttcttctcctccttcagcCTCAAGCGCTCTTGGAggctcagctgctgcccagtctcctccctgccccgggagcgtggtggggagggagagctgatGGAGGACACGGAAGACTTGGAGCCATCTCTCTTCCTCTGCCGGTCTCTCTTGTCTCGCTCGTGCTCTGAGCTTGAGCCAGAGGAGCGATCCCGGGACTGCGAGCGGTGTTTCTTCTGGCTTTTGTGGTGCTGGtccctgcttttgcttttcttcttcttccatttctgtctcTCATCGCCAGAGttggagctggggtgggggaaagtCGTGTTTCAGTTGGGAAATGGTTACCGGCTCCGTGTGGGACAATAGGCGCTCCAGAGCACGTTTCCCCGCCGCAGATGCGGCGAGATCCAACCCGAGCCGCAGCCAGAGCTACCAGCAGAGCCGAGAAAGCTCAACCGTGCTCTCGGGGCGGTACCTGCTCCCCTGCACCACCCCGTCCCCCCAACAGCCCCCAAACGGGCTGGCTTCGTGTCACGGACACCACTTTCCAAACCACTCGTCAGCCCGGGCGTACTCCGGCCTCCTCTGGCCCTGCCCGTGGCTGCCCCGTGGCACAgcgcgggcccggcgggaccTCCCGCCGCCGGCTGAGGGGATGCGTCGCCTCCGCACCGGAGCAGCCCCTCACACCGCCCCGAGAGCCTGGGCCCGGCGGGGGGGAaggggcccggcgggggggaAGGCGCCCGCCGCGGCCTCTCCCCGGGCTCCCCCGGCGCCTTCCCCCCCGCCGGGCACCGGGGGCGGGGAGAGAGGCCTGGTTTGGCCCGCCCGTGCCGCCAGCCACGGCGGGGCCGGTCTCCCCCGGGCCCCGGCACACCgaggccccgctccccgctccaCCGGGCCCGGTCCCCCCTCAGACGAGGCCCAGCCGCGCCAGGGCCCGGTCCCGCCTCCCCCGCGACGCGGCCCGGTCCCCGCTCACCCCGAGCtcggctcccgccgccgcccccgaCTCCGGctgcaccgccgccgccgcttctCCCGGCTACCGGAGCGTTCCCGGCCCCTCTCCCGCCGCGGCGAGCGggaccgccgccgccgccggacCGGGCTGCGCGACCCCGAGCCCAtgggctgcggctgcggctgcggctccGCCCCGGGGGCCTTCCCCAGCGCTCGGCGCGCagggccgcccgccgcgcctGTCTGCCCGGCCCTGAGCCTgagcccgggcccgggcccggcggcggccgctccGTGAGGCAGCGCGGCAGCTCCGCGGAGAGGCCCCGGCGGGAGGcggcgcccccccccgccccggtcccggtcccggtcccggtcccggtcccggtcccggtcccggtcccttttttcttcctttttccccccaaaagcGGGGTGAGGGCCGCCGCGAGcgcaggagagaggaggcagagccgCCCGGAGTGAGCACAGCACAGACTACATTATGCTTTATCACAGAGCCGAGGACAAGATAGCATCAATTTACAGTTCTCTGGAAAAAGGGCTCCCcgaagagggagggggaaaaaaaccaaaccctcgaaaacaaccaagaaaaagaacaaaaagcgCTCATGACTTACCCCATCGCcccaaaaagaagagaaacatgaCAACACCCCCGGGGTGGCGTAACATTTCGGCCGccagccccccgcgcccccctgCTTACATACATTCCTGACACGGTGCACGCACGGAGCGGACACAGAAAATGAGTGGGAATATGCACATCCAATAGAACATACTCGGGTCTAATGTAGAcatcaacagaaaagaaaaaccagacaCGATCCGGTACGCCTGAGCCGCGGCTTTTGCCTTGTCCTTTTCGGAAAGAGCCAGAGCAGGATGGTGGCTGTGAATGAGAGAAGGGGGAACGCGGGGCTGGGCAGTGCTTTGGGAGCCCGGTGAGGGCCCGGGGTGATGGAGCCCACGCAAACGCCGCTGTGCCTGCGCCAGCCCTGTGCCGAGACCTACGAGCGCTCCGGCTTCACTGAAAAACTGCCCAAAGTGTGATTTCAGCACACGTGGCCGAGCTGCTCGCCGCAGAggcaacagcagagaaaagctggATCCCTCGCGTGAGCGTTCAGGGCTCTCTATACCAGCTCCTTGGTTCGCCTCACGCCTCTGCTCTACACACGCCTGCGAAGGGCAGAGCCTTTACAGGAGCTTGACGGCAAACGTAGAGAGAGAGAAGCCAGTTTTCTCTTGCCAAATCCAtacctggcaggcagcagccaccTGCACTTTGGCAAGAGCCCGAGCCGAAAGCtcaccagcagcctcagcaCCAGGCAATGCTCAGGGCACGTCCCGCAGAGCTGAGGGTCCCAGCTGGGACGATGGGGATGAAGGATAACGGTGGCAAAGGGAGCTAGGTGGGAACCGGCTGTctcgcagggctgctctgctccgaTCGCGGAGGAGCAAAAGAAGAGACGGTGCCTCCTTTCAACGATGGAGAGAGTGGGGAGAGCACCTGCCAGCGCGCTGCTGGGTCACTAGAGAAAGCCCTGACGGAGAAAGTACAGGCAGCCTGTGTCCCGGATGAGCTGGAAGTACAGCTGAAGGGACATTCAAACCAAGGATGGGTGGTGGTTCTCATCCCGTAAAAAGGGCCGATGCTCTTTTCTGTGGGCAAGACCTAGTCCTGCCCTGCTCTGACTCTGCGCGTCCTGCAAAGGCAGCCTCGACAGCGCTTGGGAAATGCTCCGGAGCTCCCTGACGCTCTCATGCTGCAGCGCAGCGCAGAGAGGTGGGCTAACAGCAAGCTTTAAACTCCAAGGTCCTTTTAGCCTCCATGGgaagcagaggctgagcagTTCTCCAGCACTGAGCTAAGCAGACAGTACGTGACACACAGCAGGGAGACCGTGCGAGCCTGGAAAGGGGCAGTTTCCATTTCAGATCAGCATCTCCCGCATGGAAGGTTCCTCCTGTCCCCTCATGTTGACAAAAACGCTCTAAGCCCTTTGCACGTCCTCTCACAGGACTCTCCTCAACCCTCCATGTCCAGACCTGCTTGCTCCAAAGGGTTCAGTGTTACAGAACTGCACAAGGATTCTCAAAAAGCCTGAACGCTTGAGGAAAGATGATGCTTGGaatgaaaaatgctgcaaaaggTCTGGGTTTCCCCACGTCTTTTGGGACCAAGCTCCAGCTTGCAAAGTTCATTCACCGAGATACTCCACGAAGGTGGGGCTCAGATGCTCCCTGCACAGAGGCTAAGCAGCTTTAGAGACCCCCGAAGTGAGGGGAAGGAATAAAGTCTCCATCAACGATGCTTAAACTGTCTTAAACAAGACGCTTGATTTCAGTTGGTTGGAAAGTCCCGACGAGGCTAAACCCACCAGCCCATGAACAAGGCGGTACCAGGGCAGCTGGGCCTCGGGTCAGACAGCCCAAGCCCAACCTCCCGGGTTCCTCCCCAGAGCTACGTTCCTCCCGCGCAGCACCCAAGAGCAACATCTGAAGATGCAGAAGGGATGTGGCTCCCTTTGGTCTCTCTACGCACGGTATCAtgcttctggaagaaaaaaacccaaaggctgaatttttagcattttgaaGCCTCTTGCTTTCAGCCCAAAGGCAGGTTAGTCTGTAGGTATTGCACTCCTCCCGTCCCCTCTCCGCCAAACTCCTGAGCCCTCCGTAGCGCTGCCCACGCAACCTGCGGAGCCCGGGTGGGACCGGCACAAGCGGCTGGGGGCTGTCACGGAGCAATGCTACCAGCTAGGTGAACGAGCTGTCAAGTAGCAACTGAAAGGGGAGAGTTTCTTGAAAGACTTTTGATAGATTATTTGGTAAATACATGAATACATCTGATGGCAGCAGCTTGCAAGATCCCCAGCCTGTGCTCTTGAGAAAAGCACACTTGACAGCCTCCAGCATCTGCAGGCAAGGTGGGGAAGTCCAGGTCCCGTACTTCTAGGCAAGAAAATGTCAGTTCGTGAAGATCCTCACCAAGTTCAACACATGGTAGAGGGGAAGAGCTTCCTGCCAGCCCAGTTACTTTCCGGGACCTGAATTAACCCAACCCAAGTGCTGCTGTGAAGACAGGTTGTGGGGGCTGAGCCCCGAGAGAAGGGTCCTGCCACCCCGCTCCTCTGCAAGGAATCCCAAGGACAGTCTGAAGATTGTAATGAGAATAAAGAGATTTTGACCCTCTTTCTCCAGTGAGGCTCGTAAAGCACATGAATAAGACCTGGCTCCCTCTGGTCTAAAggatttcctttcttctctcgGGGAGATGAGGATGGGATTGTTAGAGTTGAAGACAATGCTATGGTGTGTGTCCTGCTGACAGACGGATGAGTCTAGTCTGAGCACTACCCAGTGACACCAAATCCTCTTGCCTAAAGCCTGCAGCCCTCAAAAAGGCAAACTCAGACATCCGAAGCAGCGATTTCCAATAGCAGATGTTACCACAGGCAACATCCCAGTTACCCAGTCCCAGTCCAACAGAGTCCATGAACACAACATCGCCTGGCGCAATTAGGTGCCAGAGCCAGGCTTCTGTTTCTGCCGCCAGCGTGTATGGACGTGCATGTGCCACCCTGACTGCCCTGAGGTACGGAGGATACGTGTGAAGCCCATGTTCGTGACCCCCGagtactgggggggggggggtgggtcAGATACACCCATGAGCATGCGAGGTGCTAAGTGGCTCCAGTAGGATGCAGTGTCCGGACAAGCCACACCTGGGGCCGGGCAGACCGGGGAACTCGCACTCCAGCGTGGCTGGTCCCTGGAGCTGCACAGTTCTCCTCTGTCCGTGCCTGCGTGTCTGGAGCAGGCGGCGGTGCAGCAGCCGGTAAGACGAAGTGTGGACTCCAAGCACGGAGGGACGGGGTGACACAGCAGTGCAGCACATGGTGAAGGCAGAACCCATCGCGACGTCCGGAGGAGAGCCGAGGTGACCAGGTCACTGTCGCCAGGAATCGTTTGCTTCCCCCGCACAGTGTTACAGATCAAGAGAAGTCACTAGCGATTTTTGAATCCAAGTAAATTGGCATGGCTACTTTGGACTACTGTAACATGGGAGCAATTCTATTCAATGGCCTTTAATACATTGCATTTACATAGCACCTTTCATCCCAGGGTTTAAGTGCTTTAACGGAAGTGGGTACTGTACACCCATTAGCACGGGGGAAACCGAGGCACAGAGTGGTTAAGTGACATGCCCTAGGTCACTCGGCAAAACCGTGGCAGAGTCTGGACAGCCTTAAACCTCCTGACTCCATCAGTTGGTTAGACCACGCTGCTGCCTCAAATGAAGCCACTCcggtccctgccctccccagcaaCGTGCTCCTACCAATTCTCCAGTGAGGTCTCACACTCCTTTCTGATGCACAAATAtatgacaacaaaaaaaaagtgcagtaaactaaatgtttaaaaaagcacatttgtgctgtctctgtgcaaagataaaagaaataaatacatgattaaaaaaattaataagtTCACAGTATCACACATGGATAGGTAGCTACGGTAGTGCACATCTGGAAAACACTGTGTTACTACCCAGGATTCTCTACACCCAGCTGGATGTCTCCGTTGGGAGCTGCGGGTGAGCGGGTGGTTTCTTTGCTGCCCACGTCTGGGATAAGTAGAAATACACGGTTATAGTTTTGCTCCGTTCTGAAATGCAGTGCCCGGGATCCTGCAGTGCAGCAATACTGGTGTCAGCAagctcttccccatcccactggaaCGGCTGCATCAACGAAAAGGGAACACATAGACCTGCAGAGGGAATCGCTGCTCTCTGGGGCTTCTGTGTCTGCATAGAGATTACtgcaagaggcagagaaaagagTCAACACCCAAGCATCCACCCTGCATTCAGTTAGGTCTAAGCCCAGCCAACTCCCCAGAATCAAAACCAGCGTGAAGAGAGACGGCTGTTTCGCATCCTCCAGCAACGACAACATGACTGGAGAACTTCAGCTCCCCAAAGCTTTCACTGCACCAAATGATTTGGAACAAGCCACAACCCTTGCTGAGCAGACCGGGTCTCTGCCAGTGCAGGAGATCTCGCCTGCTGCCACAGAGCTGATGCGAGATGCAGCAGGTCTCTGCTGCAGCCATGCAAGAGCCCCATGCTGCGCAGAGGCCATAGCGGCTCCCCCTGCAAGCTGACCTTGCAGAGGGAGCACAAGCTCCAACCTCGACCCACCGGGCACCCGGCACACGTTTCTTGTACACTTACTGTATCGCTCTCCTCATCGGAGACAGAGTGGAGTTGAGCGCTATAGTGGAGCGGGGAGTAAACCCAACTCCTCTCGTCTGTCGGCTGCCAGAGTGGCCAGAGACGGTGGGGAGAATgcaaggagagcagcagcagagcagggagcaaaggagagaagaggaaaaaataaaaggagaaaataaaaagagtaGGAAACAATACAGTAAGAACAGCTGTTCGCCTGGAGGGAGAGAACTGAGCTCAGTGCCAGCTCTCAGCAGAGAGGCCTTCCTCATTCTCAGTACATACCTGCTCCCTACCAGCTGGGACATGGGACAGCCCGTCAGCAGCTGACATTggaccctgctccagctgcagtggGAATGGCATAACCTCTCCTCTTTCAGGGACAGATTTTTAGAGCTTTCGAGATGCCAGGGAAGCCTCAGCTCCCTGCCACAGCATCACCCCGGCTCCAGAGAAACCGAGAGACATGGGAAGTGACTTACCTAAGGGCAGTGACAGAGCTCTCCGTTCCTGCTACCCACTCCCAGCTCTCAATCCCCTGTTTCCTGAGCCCTGCGCTGCTACTAGCTGGCATCTCTGGTGTCCGGGGGGGCTTTTACAGTGCAACCTGATCTAGCTCGCTgtgccttcccccttccctgcaggCCAAGCAAGGCAGCAGATGGGTGGGTTAGACCATGGTGGATGGTGgccacagaaaggaaacagctcTCGCTGAGAGTCTTGGAGACAGCGGGGTGATGGGAACAAGTACGACAAAGGAGGCAAAACACAACTGGATCTTGGAAAGAatgagggggaaggggaggtgcGTTGAGGGAGCCGGTTATCACAGCACTGGGCATCGGGTGTGACAAAACACGCTTCTGCTGCCGACACAGCGCAGAGAAGCC
The Gavia stellata isolate bGavSte3 chromosome 32, bGavSte3.hap2, whole genome shotgun sequence genome window above contains:
- the CACTIN gene encoding splicing factor Cactin produces the protein MGSGSRSPVRRRRRSRSPRRERGRERSGSREKRRRRCSRSRGRRREPSSGSNSGDERQKWKKKKSKSRDQHHKSQKKHRSQSRDRSSGSSSEHERDKRDRQRKRDGSKSSVSSISSPSPPRSRGREETGQQLSLQERLRLKEEKKKQAALMKALETPEEKRARRLAKKEAKERKKREKMGWGEEYMGYTNTDNPFGDNNLLGTFIWSKALEKKGISHLDEKDLKERNKRIQEDNRLELQKVKQLRLEREREKAMREQELEMLQREKEAEHFKTWEEQEDNFHLQQAKLRSKIRIRDGRAKPIDLLAKYISAEDDDLAVEMHEPYTFLNGLTVSDMEDLVEDIQVYMELEQGKNVDFWRDMTIITEDEIAKLRKLEASGKGGPGERRDGVNASVSSDVQSVFKGKTYNQLQVLYQGIESKIRAGGPNLDIGYWESLLQQLKAYMARARLRERHQDVLRQKLYKLKQEQGVESEPLFPIIQREPASPSDRLDPEESIVVQPGPSSEPEAEQDAEAKGEAEGEAVLMEEDLIQQSLDDYDAGKYSPRLLGTNELPFDAHVLEAEEDTHRLLLLRQQLQVTGDATESADDIFFRKAKEGMGADEAQFSVEMPLTGKAYLWADKYRPRKPRFFNRVHTGFEWNKYNQTHYDFDNPPPKIVQGYKFNIFYPDLIDKRSTPEYFLEACQDNKDFAILRFHAGPPYEDIAFKIVNREWEYSHRHGFRCQFANGIFQLWFHFKRYRYRR